One window from the genome of Actinoplanes teichomyceticus ATCC 31121 encodes:
- a CDS encoding dienelactone hydrolase family protein encodes MRFTAEQRLDDGVLERAFTLGEIPGILWTPGSVSAPAPLILLGHPGGLHTMYPRLAARARHCAAEGFAAATIELPGSGDRPRSAAAEAARADLRRALAAGEPVTGEIVDRLVLPLVDRAVPEWRAALDALLPLPEIGGPVGYSGGVIAIGVRLAAVEPRIAAAVLYAGTFVPRALFEDARRVTVPLLVLLQWDDETNDRQSALELFDALGSEEKTLHANMGGHTGVPWFEGDDANRFFVRHLR; translated from the coding sequence ATGCGATTCACCGCTGAACAGCGTCTCGACGACGGCGTCCTGGAACGCGCGTTCACGCTCGGCGAGATCCCCGGCATCCTGTGGACGCCCGGATCCGTCTCCGCACCGGCCCCGCTGATCCTGCTCGGCCACCCCGGCGGACTGCACACGATGTACCCCCGGCTGGCCGCCCGGGCGCGGCACTGCGCGGCGGAGGGCTTCGCCGCGGCCACCATCGAACTGCCCGGGAGCGGTGACCGGCCCCGCTCCGCCGCCGCCGAGGCGGCCCGCGCCGACCTGCGCCGGGCTCTGGCGGCCGGTGAGCCGGTCACCGGCGAGATCGTCGACCGGCTCGTCCTCCCGCTGGTCGACAGGGCGGTCCCGGAATGGCGCGCCGCTCTGGACGCGCTCCTCCCGCTGCCCGAGATCGGCGGTCCGGTGGGATACTCCGGCGGGGTGATCGCCATCGGCGTCCGGCTGGCGGCGGTCGAGCCACGCATCGCGGCCGCCGTGCTGTACGCCGGGACTTTCGTGCCCCGCGCCCTGTTCGAGGACGCCCGGCGGGTCACCGTTCCGCTGCTGGTGCTGCTGCAATGGGACGACGAGACGAACGACCGGCAGTCGGCCCTGGAGCTGTTCGACGCCCTCGGCTCCGAGGAGAAGACGCTGCACGCCAACATGGGCGGGCACACCGGCGTCCCGTGGTTCGAAGGGGACGACGCGAACCGGTTCTTCGTCCGGCACCTGAGGTGA